A stretch of Lathyrus oleraceus cultivar Zhongwan6 chromosome 6, CAAS_Psat_ZW6_1.0, whole genome shotgun sequence DNA encodes these proteins:
- the LOC127097721 gene encoding probable UDP-N-acetylglucosamine--peptide N-acetylglucosaminyltransferase SEC: MISVQGDHHLRHHYNHQSQLSGLADDSRSPFALDRVEPFSVKQEPASLTLLPLRSHDSTEVDEDLHLTLAHQMYKTGSYKKALEHSNTVYERNPLRTDNLLLLGAIYYQLHDFDMCVAKNEEALRIEPHFAECYGNMANAWKEKGNIDLAIRYYLVAIELRPNFADAWSNLASAYMRKGRLTEAAQCCRQALAINPLMVDAHSNLGNLMKAQGLVQEAYSCYLEALRIQPTFAIAWSNLAGLFMESGDFNRALQYYKEAVKLKPSFPDAYLNLGNVYKALGMPQEAIACYQHALQTRPNYGMAYGNLASIHYEQGQLDMAILHYKQAIACDPRFLEAYNNLGNALKDVGRVEEAVQCYNQCLSLQPNHPQALTNLGNIYMEWNMVAAAASYYKATLSVTTGLSAPYNNLAIIYKQQGNYADAISCYNEVLRIDPLAADGLVNRGNTYKEIGRVSDAIQDYIRAITVRPTMAEAHANLASAYKDSGHVEAAVKSYRQALVLRKDFPEATCNLLHTLQCVCCWEDRDQMFKEVEGIIRRQINMSVLPSVQPFHAIAYPLDPMLALEISRKYAAHCSVIASRFSLPPFSHPAPIPIKQEGGYERLRIGYVSSDFGNHPLSHLMGSVFGMHNSKNVEVFCYALSPNDGTEWRQRIQSEAEHFVDVSAMTSDMIAKLINEDKIQILINLNGYTKGARNEIFAMKPAPIQVSYMGFPGTTGATYIDYLVTDEFVSPLQYAHIYSEKIVHLPHCYFVNDYKQKNQDVLDPNCQPKRSDYGLPEDKFLFACFNQLYKMDPEIFNTWCNILKRVPNSALWLLKFPAAGEMRLRAYAATQGVQPDQIIFTDVAMKSEHIRRSSLADLFLDTPLCNAHTTGTDILWAGLPMVTLPLEKMATRVAGSLCLSTGLGDEMIVNSMKEYEDRAVSLALNRPKLQALTDKLKAVRMTCPLFDTNRWVRNLDRAYFRMWNLHCSGQRTQHFKVTENDIECPYDK, encoded by the exons ATGATCTCCGTGCAGGGAGATCACCACCTTCGCCACCACTATAACCACCAGTCGCAGCTTTCAGGCTTAGCTGACGATTCTCGGTCGCCGTTCGCTTTGGATCGCGTTGAGCCGTTCTCCGTCAAGCAAGAGCCAGCTTCGCTTACGCTATTGCCTTTACGCTCACATGATTCCACTGAAG TTGATGAAGATTTACATTTGACTCTTGCACATCAAATGTACAAGACTGGAAGTTATAAGAAAGCGCTAGAACACAGCAACACTGTCTATGAGAGAAATCCGCTTCGCACGGACAACTTACTGCTTCTTGGCGCAATTTATTACCAG TTGCATGATTTTGATATGTGTGTGGCAAAAAATGAAGAAGCACTTAGGATCGAGCCACACTTTGCCGAGTGTTACGGTAATATGGCAAATGCATGGAAG GAAAAAGGCAACATTGATCTTGCAATTCGCTATTACTTGGTTGCCATTGAG CTTCGTCCCAATTTTGCCGATGCATGGTCAAACCTAGCTAGTGCATACATGCGTAAAGGAAGACTTACTGAAGCAGCTCAATGCTGTCGTCAAGCACTTGCTATCAACCCTCTAATG GTTGATGCACATAGCAACTTGGGTAATTTAATGAAAGCTCAAGGGCTGGTCCAAGAA GCATACAGTTGTTACCTCGAGGCTTTGCGTATTCAACCTACCTTTGCTATTGCATGGTCAAATCTTGCTGGTCTGTTCATGGAGTCTGGTGATTTCAACAGAGCCCTGCAGTATTACAAG GAAGCTGTTAAACTCAAACCTTCCTTCCCTGATGCATACTTGAACCTTGGGAATGTATACAAG GCTTTAGGGATGCCTCAAGAAGCTATTGCATGTTATCAACATGCTCTTCAAACCCGGCCAAACTATGGCATGGCTTATG GTAATTTGGCCAGTATACATTATGAGCAAGGTCAACTGGACATGGCAATTCTACACTACAAACAAGCTATTGCATGTGACCCCAGATTTTTGGAAGCTTACAATAATTTG GGTAATGCTTTGAAAGATGTTGGCAGAGTGGAGGAAGCAGTCCAGTGCTACAAT CAATGCCTTTCATTACAGCCCAACCACCCACAAGCGTTGACCAATCTTGGAAATATATACATGGAATG GAACATGGTGGCTGCTGCTGCTTCATATTATAAAGCTACACTAAGCGTAACCACTGGATTATCTGCACCTTATAACAACCTTGCTATAATCTATAAGCAGCAG GGGAATTATGCAGATGCCATATCTTGCTACAATGAGGTCCTCCGCATTGATCCTTTGGCAGCTGATGGTCTTGTAAACAGAGGCAATACTTATAAGGAGATTGGAAGAGTTAGTGATGCTATCCAGGATTATATACGTGCAATTACTGTCAGGCCTACTATGGCTGAAGCTCATGCTAATTTGGCTTCTGCCTATAAAGATAG TGGACATGTAGAGGCAGCTGTAAAGAGCTATAGACAGGCATTGGTTCTCCGCAAAGACTTTCCTGAAGCAACATGCAATCTTCTACACACACTTCAG TGTGTCTGCTGTTGGGAGGATCGTGACCAAATGTTCAAGGAAGTAGAAGGGATTATCAGAAGGCAAATTAAT ATGTCAGTTCTTCCTAGTGTCCAGCCATTCCATGCAATAGCATACCCACTTGACCCAATGCTTGCTCTGGAAATTAG CCGCAAATATGCTGCACACTGCTCTGTAATTGCATCTCGTTTCTCTCTTCCACCATTTAGCCATCCCGCTCCTATTCCTATCAAGCAGGAGGGAGGCTATGAAAGACTAAGGATTGG TTATGTGAGTAGCGACTTTGGTAATCACCCCTTGTCACATTTAATGGGATCTGTTTTCGGTATGCACAACAGTAAGAATGTAGAG GTATTCTGCTATGCTTTAAGTCCAAATGACGGTACTGAATGGAGGCAACGTATTCAATCTGAAGCAGAGCATTTTGTGGATGTATCTGCCATGACATCAGATATGATAGCAAAACTGATCAACGAGGATAAGATTCAGATTCTTATCAACCTTAATGGCTATACAAAG GGTGCCAGAAATGAGATATTTGCCATGAAACCTGCGCCAATTCAAGTTTCATATATGGGATTTCCTGGCACAACTGGAGCTACTTACATAGATTACTTGGTCACTGATGAG TTTGTTTCACCTCTTCAGTATGCACATATTTACTCTGAAAAGATTGTCCATCTCCCTCATTGCTACTTCGTAAATGATTATAAACAG AAAAATCAGGACGTGTTAGATCCAAACTGTCAGCCCAAAAGATCAGATTATGGTCTACCTGAGGATAAGTTTTTATTTGCATGCTTCAATCAACTTTATAAGATGGATCCTGAAATATTTAATACATG GTGCAATATACTTAAACGTGTGCCCAACAGCGCACTTTGGCTCCTGAAATTTCCTGCAGCAGGCGAAATGAGACTGAGGGCAT ATGCTGCTACACAAGGGGTGCAGCCCGATCAAATTATCTTCACAGATGTTGCGATGAAGAGCGAACACATTAGACGGAGTTCTTTAGCAGACCTATTTCTTGACAC GCCTTTATGCAATGCACATACAACAGGAACAGATATACTATGGGCAGGTCTTCCTATGGTTACTCTGCCTCTTGAGAAAATGGCTACTAGGGTTGCTGGCTCACTCTGTCTCTCCACTGGACTGGGAGACGAGATGATTGTCAACAG TATGAAAGAGTATGAAGATAGAGCTGTATCACTGGCTCTGAATCGCCCTAAGCTTCAAGCTCTAACTGACAAGCTCAAAGCTGTACGCATGACCTGTCCTCTCTTCGACACAAACCGATGG GTGAGGAATCTCGACAGAGCATATTTTAGAATGTGGAATTTGCATTGCTCTGGTCAACGGACACAGCATTTTAAGGTCACTGAAAATGATATCGAATGTCCTTATGATAAATAG